Part of the Streptomyces europaeiscabiei genome is shown below.
GTCGGCACGGCGTGCGGTGCGCGCCCCTGGCTGAGGGCATGTCAGGTGCGGCTAGTCGGGTGTGTGGTTGGGGAGTTGGGGAGTCCTGCGGACTCCCGGGGCGGGTCCGCTACGCTCCCCCGCCTGACGGTTCTTCCGGCTGCGCCTCCAGAACCCTGGGGCCCGCTGACGCGGGCCAGGCTGGCTACGAGGGGTGGGGGTCGCTCGTTCGCGTGGGTTCCAGTGTGGTGGCTGCATCAGGTTGATGCAGCATGTACCGTTGGCGGAAACACAGGACACCCGCCAACCATCACACGGGCGGAATCCGATACTCGGCAAAAAGGAAAGGGAAACCGTATGTGGTGCGCTCAGGATGCGGCACGGGAACAAGTTAGGCGCCAGGCAAACGGTCTCGACATGGCCGCCGTTGCGGAGAAGGTCACGGAGGCTGCTGCCCGCGAGCGCGAGACAGCGGAGCAGTTGAGGCGGGGCGATTCCTTCTCCGAGTTCGAGATGGATCCGGAGCGACTGGCTTCCGTGTGGGCTGCCAAGCATGTGGAGTGGCGGCGCGTCAGGGACTTGATGGCTCAGGCCGGTTGGGGAGCGTACAAGGCGGAGCGGGACACTCCAGGCTCCAAATGGGCTCAGGAGCGCGAGGAGCAGCGCGACGGCGCTCTCGCTGCCCAGGCCGCCTTCGAGGCGCGGCGGCGGGAGGAGGCGGATGACCTGCGGGCGGAGCTGTGGCTGTCTGCCGCACCCGGCCGGCTGATCCGCGCGGCGGCCGATCGGGCCGGGCTCATGCCTGCCCAGGTCCTGGCGCAGCTCGCCGAGCGAGTCGTGGTCACCGAGGACGGTACGGTTTCAGTCCCGCCCTTCACGCCGTCCCGGTGATTTCCCGAAACGGTCAGAAAACGAGTCAGGGGGAGGATTGCTAAATGCCGGGTATTCAGCTTCGGGAACACCAGGTTGACCAGAGGTCTGCTTTCCGTAGGTGGGTGGGATTCCCTTCAAGGTCATCTGTGCCCCCGCAGGGCGCCCGGGGCACGATCGTGTCAGCGACCGGCTCGGGCAAGACGATCACGGCCGCAGCGTGCGCGCTGGAGTCGTTCGCGGACGGCCGGATCCTCGTCACCGTGCCCACCCTGGACCTGCTCGCGCAGACCGCCCAGGCGTGGAGTCTGGTCGGTCACCGGGCCCCGATGGTCGCGGTGTGCTCGCTGGAGAACGACCCGGTGCTGAAGGAGCTGGGCGTGCGGACCACCACCAACCCGATCCAGCTGGCCCTGTGGGCCGGGTCCGGGCCGGTGGTCGTGTTCGCCACGTACGCCTCGCTCGTGGACCGCGAGGACATCGACGCACCCGAGGGCCAGCGCAAGGTTCGCGGGCCGCTGGAGGCCGCTCTGACAGGCGGAGACCGCCTGTACGGCCAGCGCATGACCGGCTTCGACCTCGCCATCGTGGATGAGGCCCACGGCACCGCCGGTGATCTCGGGCGGCCTTGGGCTGCCATCCACGACAACGCCCGCATCCCCGCCGCCTTCCGGCTCTACCTGACCGCCACGCCGCGCATCCTCGCCGCCGCCCGCCCACAGAAGGGCGCGGACGGCCAGGAGGCGGAGATCGCGACCATGGCCGACGACCCGGACGGCACCTACGGCACGTGGCTCGCAGAGCTCGGACTCTCGGAGGCGATCGATCGCGAGATTCTCGCCGGGTTCGAGATCGACGTCCTGGAGATCCGCGACCCCTCCCCCGTCGTCGGGGAGTCCGAGGAAGCCCGGCGCGGCCGGCGCCTGGCGCTCCTGCAAACCGCGCTCCTGGAGCACGCGGCGAAGTGGAACCTCAAGACCGTCATGACGTTCCACCAGAAGGTGGAGGAGGCCGCCGCGTTCGCGGAGAAGCTGCCCGAGACGGCGGCCGAGCTGTACATGAACGACACCTCTGACGACGACCTGGCCGCCGCCGACCGGCTGCCGAAGTCCTCGATCGACGCGGAGTTCTACGAACTCGAGGCCAGCCGCCACGTACCCCCGGACCGCGTCTGGTCGGCGTGGCTGTGCGGCGACCACCTCGTAGCCGAACGCCGCGAGGTGCTGCGGCAGTTCGCCAACGGCATCGACGCCACCGGGCGCCGGGTCCACCGCGCCTTCCTCGCCAGCGTTCGCGTGCTCGGAGAAGGCGTCGACATCACCGGCGAACGGGGAGTCGAGGCCATCTGCTTCGCCGACACCCGCGGCTCGCAGGTGGAGATCGTGCAGAACATCGGCCGCGCGCTGAGGTTGAACCGCGACGGCAGCACGAAGATTGCCAGGATCATCGTGCCGATCTTCCTGGAGCCGAACGAGGACCCCACCGACATGGTCGCCAGCGCCAGTTTTCGCCCCCTTGTAGCCGTTTTGCAAGGGCTCCGCAGTCATGATGAACGACTTGTCGAGCAGCTCGCCTCCCGCGCCCTCAGCCGGGGCAAGCACGCCCGCAAGATCCACGTGCAGCGCGATGAGGAGGGCCGGATCGTCGGCGCGGACGGCGAGGGCGACGGCGAGGACCAGGAGCACGACGACACCCAGGCCGCCGCCGAATCCGCCCTGCTCCACTTCTCCACTCCCCGCGACGCGGCCACGATCGCCACTTTCCTGCGCACCCGCGTCTACCGGCCGGACTCGCTGGTGTGGCTCGAGGGATACCAAGCCCTCATCCGCTGGCGGAAGGAGAACCACATCACCGGCCTCTACGCCGTCCCCTACGACACCGAGACGACGGTGGGCGTCACGAAGGACTTTCCCCTGGGCAGGTGGGTGCACCACCAGCGAAAGGCACTACGGGCCGGGGAACTGGAACCGCGGCGCAAGGAGCTCCTGGACGCTCCCGAGGCCGGGATGGTGTGGGAGCCGGGCGAGGAAGCCTGGGAGACCAAGCTCGCCGCGCTGCGGTCGTACCGGCGGTCCACCGGGCACCTTGCTCCGCGTCAGGACCAGATGTGGGGCGAGGGCGAAGCGATGGTGCCGGTCGGGCAGCATGTCGCCAATCTCAGGCGGAAGGGCGGTCTCGGGAAGGACGCTGAGCGGGCGGCGGAGCGCGCCAAGCAGCTGGCGGCGGTCGACCCGGACTGGAACTGCCCCTGGCCGCTCGACTGGCAACGCCACTACCGCATCCTCGCCGACCTCGTCGACGCCGACGGCCACCTGCCCGACATCGCACCCGGCGTACTCATGGACGGCGACGACCTCGGACGGTGGCTCCAGCGGCAGACCCAGCCGGGCACCTGGGCGCAGCTGTCCACCGAGCAGCAGGAGCGGCTGTCCCAGCTGGGCGTACAGCCACTTGAAGCGCCGTCTCCCGCCCCGGCGGCCACGCGTACGGCGAAGGGTCCGAGCAAGGCGGAACAGGCGTTCCAGCGAGGGCTGGCGGCCCTCGCGCAGTGGGTCGAACGGGAAGGCGCGGACAAGCCCACGCCGCGCGGGCACAGCGAGCAGATCATGGTCGACGGCGAGACGGAACCGGTGATCGTGAAACTGGGCGTATGGAACTCGAACACCCGTGCCAGGTGGGACAAGCTCACCTCCGAACAGCAGGCCGCCCTCGCCGCCTTGGGCGTGCCCTGGGCGAAGGCAGCGGTGCCGGCCCCGTCCAGCCCGGCATCGGTCGACGACGGTCCCGTCCAGCCCACGCCGTCGGACGCGCAGGCGCAGAAGGAGCACGACCAGGGCGACACCGTGACGGAGGAAGAGCGCCAGGCGGCGCGGGGCAGGGCGCGGATGTCGCGCAAGAACAAGCTGATGCGCAAGCACACCAAAGCCGAACTGCTGCGCATGGCCTACGCGGGCGGTCTGGTGAACCACAACTCCCCCGAGAAGTGACGCAAGGACGAAATCGCCTCCGCTGTCGTGGACATCGAGTTCCGCACTGCCGACCAGACTGCCCCGGCCCGGCCCGCCGCAGTCAGCTCGCGGCCCGTTCCGGCGAAGCCGCTGCTGGAGCGGGACCACCATGACGAGTGCGACAAGATGCTGTACGCGGGCGGCACCTGCACCTGCGACCTCATCGAGCAGTACGGACCGCCCTCCGAACGGGACGACTACTGAGAAGGCTCTGCCTGCTCCCGCCCCACCACGCCAGACCCCGGACCCTCTCTTCGAGAGGCCTGGGGTCTCGTGCTGTCGGCTGGCAGATAGCCGCCGCACCTACGCGTCCCAGCCCGTGAGCGATCGGCGGACAGCGGAAAACCCAAGCGCGGTCCTTCCCGGTTCGCGACCATAGATCCCGTGAACGTCAAAATCACCGGGCCCGGAAGCAGAGATCCGGAACGGATCGCCGAACTCACTCCCCAGGCGAACGAGAACGTGACGGGCCAGCACGTCGTTTCGAAGGTGCTGTTGCGTGAATGGGCCGCCGCCGTGAAGCACACCACCGTTGAGCACGTGCAACCCTACGATCTGCAACACCCGGAGCGCCGACTCAACACCCGGCCGCCTCGGGGCATCGGAAAGGTCGAGAACTTCGTGCCGTGGGCTTCCACGTCGCTGGAGACCAAGTGGAACCTGGTCGAGCAAGAGCTACGCGACGCCCTCGCCTCGGTCAAAGCGGGGACCGCACTTGGAGAGCCGCGTACCGCCGGGATTCTGCGTGACCTGATCGCATTGCACTACATCCGGTCCCACCACTACCGCGAGGCCTTCAACCGCGTTTTCACCGACTTCTTGCCGCGGCAACGGGAGTGGCTCCTCACCGAGCGTGCTGGCCAACTGGAAGCTGCCTACTTGCAGCACACAGGGCGGCCCGCGGCCGGACCGGAGGACTTGGCTGCCATCGCCGACGAGATATTCAGCCCGATGCTTGACCAGTTCCACGACGGATCACTGCTTCGCGTGCGCATTGAGGCCTCCTTCGACCAAGCCCGCCAGCTCATGGCTCAGTATGCCCTGGCGATCCTGGAGCCCGAAGAGGGTGAATTCCTGATCGGCGACAACCCTGCTCTGACCGTACGCAAGGAAGGCGACAGCCTCTCCCACGGCATGGCCCTTCTCGACTCGCACATCACCGTCCTCCCTATCGGCCCCCACCACATGCTGGCTCTGAGGCCGACTCCCCTTTACGGCCGCCTCGCCAAGTCCGCGGTCGACAAGATGAACGTGCTGCAGATCAAAGCCGCCCGCGAATACGTGTACACCCGCCCGAACAGCTCCCTCGCCGCGCTAGTCCGAGAAGAAGCCACCTCAAGATCACCGAGGCTATAGATCAGGCACCTGTTACTCGAGCGGCTGCCGGTCGATGTCTGCGTACGCAGTGGCCTCCTGTGCGCCCTGTCGGCACGGTCGGTTGAGCCTCTGTGCGGCCGTAGTCGGCTGGTCACGTGCTGGGCGGGGAGATGACGGGCTGCCACCCTCGCCCGGTTGAACTGATCACTGCACGGCCGTGGCGCCGTACGCAGAAGTCCAGGGGTCGGGGTCTCGCGCCTTCAGGGTGGAGGCGTGAGTCGGTGCCAGATGAAGATGCAGCTCTCCAGGCTGGCGAGTGACGGCCGGCGCAGCACGGACCGGATCCGCTCGGGTCCCACCAGGACGACAGGCATGCGGCGTTCACGGTCCTGGAACAGGCTCCACAGCCCGTAGATGTACTGAAGGGCCTCGGTCCGCAGCAGATGGGCATCGCGTACAACCACCACCGGCCAGGAGCGGCGGCCGAGTTCGTTCTCGACAGCCCGCTGTGCGTCGGCCAGCCGTCGCGGCCGGACACCGAGGTGCAGGGCGGCGTGGAACGCGTCCAGGAGCGCCGCGAGGTTGCCCGGCGCGGCGGTCGTGACCACGACGGAGTCGGCCCCGTCGCAGCGGCTGAGGGAAGCCTCCACCACGGCCGCACCCTGGACGTCCTTCGGCGCGATGACGCACAGCAGCGCGCGGGTCTCAAAGGATGTGGCCCAGGTTCTCGGCAAGTGCGGAGAACGCTTCGTCGGACACGGCCGTGGCGGCCTCGCCCATGGTCCCTCCCCGGGGAGTTGCGTACGGGACGCCACCAGTCCAACACGTTCGTCGGCGAAGGCGGAGGCGTGGACGTCATCACGGCGCAGATTGACCGGGCACGTTCGGGGCGTGAGCGGCTGTGCGCCTCCACGATGAGTCACATCTGCTCGCGCGGGCGATCCGACACAGATGGAGCTCCGTCCTGGCGCGTCAGCCCCCTGTCGGCAGTCCAGGCAGCACGACTCCGAGGTAGGCGGCGAGAACGCTGCCCAGCGCACCACTGGCAACGGGCGACAGGACGGCCAGCGTCTGGGCACCCCACCGCTGGAGACGGCTTGGATCGGGGCTAACGCTGGTGGCTTCCTCTTCCATGCGCGTCGCCAGTTGGGTGATCTCAGCGGCATCGTCTTCGGGCAGCCCCAGAATCGGCACGGCCTGGCGGAGTGCGCGGGCGGCCATGACGACCTGGGCGAGGTCGACGCCGCTGTTCGTGGTCGCGTTCAGCGTGAAGTCGCGGCTGTTCGCGGCGATGTTGCCCGTGTTCTGCCCGATGTGGAAAGTGGTGTTCCCACTGGTGTTGCGGCGTTCGTACGCGCCGATGTCACCCTGGTAGTTGTCCACGCAGTCTTCTCCTTCGGCGGTGATCTCGGCTTGCACGGGCCCGTCCGAGCTCCCGTTCCGGTCCCCCTTGATCAGGCCCTTGGCGCTCAGGTAGGCGGAGGCCCGGTCGATGTCCCTGTCGGTGAGGCGTTCGCCCTCGAAGAGGGACAGCGGATCGTTCAGCACGTCCGCGACGGCAGGCAGCAGGATGTCGTCGTGTTTGCGATGCCACAGCCAGACCAGCAGGCCCTTGCGTGCGGCGGCGGCCCGCGCGGCCGGGTCGGCGCGCCGGCGCCTGCGCTCCTCCATCCATTCAAGGCCGCGCGGGGTCAGGTTGGCTTCCGGGCCGTCGTGGGTGGTGTCACGGTCGCCCAGGAGCCGTTGGACCTTGCAGAACTGCAGGAGCCGGTAGGTCTGGTTCTCGGTGAGGCCATGCGACTGCCCGAACTCGGTGATCGGCACTCCGCCCAGCGGATCAGTTCTCGTGCGGTCGTAGACCCACTCCACGAGCGGTTCGTGCAGGGTGGAGAAGTCGGCGGACACAGGGTGCTCCCTTGCTCGGTACGACGGGCTTGCTGGTGCTCATGGCTTTTTGATGAAGGGCAGTCCGACGGCGGCGAGTTTCGTCTGAAGGTTGATGTCCCTGGTGGCCACGTAGACGGCGGAGCCGGGGTGCCGGGACTGCAGCAGCAGGGTGGAGGCCACGAAGCGGTCGTCGGGCACGTCGAGGTCGAGCCAGTTGGGCAGTCCGTCGCCCTTGGGTTCGATGTGCTCGAAGAGGGCGTGCACATCGCCGGCCACTCGTACGCCGCGCAGAACGTCGCCGTTGGTCCGAAGCCCTTTCAGTCGGCGGTCGGCCTTCTTCGCCGCGTCGCGGATGTCGGGGTTGCGGCCGGCGAGCTTGTGGTCGTCCAACTCCCGCAGGACAACGGGCAGCAGGTGGACCATGTACCGATTCCCGAGCAGCGGCGTGTAGACCGCCACGTCGGGGTCATCGAGCAGCACGTTCGTGTCGACCGCTACACGCACCGCCCAGGCGTCATCCGGCAGGAGCTCGCCCAGCTTCCGGAGCGTGGCTGCGGCCGCATTGACCTTGTCGACGGCCTTGTCGATGCTGGCCGGCACGGTGGTGTCCCGGGGGCGTACAAGCCAGCGCTGCAACAGGCCGAGGGTCCCGTCGAGGCGCTTGGTGACCTCCGGGGTCGGGTGCGGGAACAGCAGCCGGAACAACGGCTCCCACTCCCGTACGCGCCCCAGCAGTTCCATCCTTCGCGTCTCGAGCTCGGGGCCACTGGGTACCCAGCCCCACTTCGCGGCACCGACGTACAAGATGCCGCCGGATGGGCGGTTCGGGTCGATGTTCCGGAT
Proteins encoded:
- a CDS encoding AAA family ATPase, producing the protein MVEASLSRCDGADSVVVTTAAPGNLAALLDAFHAALHLGVRPRRLADAQRAVENELGRRSWPVVVVRDAHLLRTEALQYIYGLWSLFQDRERRMPVVLVGPERIRSVLRRPSLASLESCIFIWHRLTPPP
- a CDS encoding DEAD/DEAH box helicase, which translates into the protein MPGIQLREHQVDQRSAFRRWVGFPSRSSVPPQGARGTIVSATGSGKTITAAACALESFADGRILVTVPTLDLLAQTAQAWSLVGHRAPMVAVCSLENDPVLKELGVRTTTNPIQLALWAGSGPVVVFATYASLVDREDIDAPEGQRKVRGPLEAALTGGDRLYGQRMTGFDLAIVDEAHGTAGDLGRPWAAIHDNARIPAAFRLYLTATPRILAAARPQKGADGQEAEIATMADDPDGTYGTWLAELGLSEAIDREILAGFEIDVLEIRDPSPVVGESEEARRGRRLALLQTALLEHAAKWNLKTVMTFHQKVEEAAAFAEKLPETAAELYMNDTSDDDLAAADRLPKSSIDAEFYELEASRHVPPDRVWSAWLCGDHLVAERREVLRQFANGIDATGRRVHRAFLASVRVLGEGVDITGERGVEAICFADTRGSQVEIVQNIGRALRLNRDGSTKIARIIVPIFLEPNEDPTDMVASASFRPLVAVLQGLRSHDERLVEQLASRALSRGKHARKIHVQRDEEGRIVGADGEGDGEDQEHDDTQAAAESALLHFSTPRDAATIATFLRTRVYRPDSLVWLEGYQALIRWRKENHITGLYAVPYDTETTVGVTKDFPLGRWVHHQRKALRAGELEPRRKELLDAPEAGMVWEPGEEAWETKLAALRSYRRSTGHLAPRQDQMWGEGEAMVPVGQHVANLRRKGGLGKDAERAAERAKQLAAVDPDWNCPWPLDWQRHYRILADLVDADGHLPDIAPGVLMDGDDLGRWLQRQTQPGTWAQLSTEQQERLSQLGVQPLEAPSPAPAATRTAKGPSKAEQAFQRGLAALAQWVEREGADKPTPRGHSEQIMVDGETEPVIVKLGVWNSNTRARWDKLTSEQQAALAALGVPWAKAAVPAPSSPASVDDGPVQPTPSDAQAQKEHDQGDTVTEEERQAARGRARMSRKNKLMRKHTKAELLRMAYAGGLVNHNSPEK
- a CDS encoding PIN domain-containing protein; this encodes MAATQAPPTYLERLRSDLDLIEADFLKALADSQIRNIDPNRPSGGILYVGAAKWGWVPSGPELETRRMELLGRVREWEPLFRLLFPHPTPEVTKRLDGTLGLLQRWLVRPRDTTVPASIDKAVDKVNAAAATLRKLGELLPDDAWAVRVAVDTNVLLDDPDVAVYTPLLGNRYMVHLLPVVLRELDDHKLAGRNPDIRDAAKKADRRLKGLRTNGDVLRGVRVAGDVHALFEHIEPKGDGLPNWLDLDVPDDRFVASTLLLQSRHPGSAVYVATRDINLQTKLAAVGLPFIKKP
- a CDS encoding DUF4238 domain-containing protein; amino-acid sequence: MNVKITGPGSRDPERIAELTPQANENVTGQHVVSKVLLREWAAAVKHTTVEHVQPYDLQHPERRLNTRPPRGIGKVENFVPWASTSLETKWNLVEQELRDALASVKAGTALGEPRTAGILRDLIALHYIRSHHYREAFNRVFTDFLPRQREWLLTERAGQLEAAYLQHTGRPAAGPEDLAAIADEIFSPMLDQFHDGSLLRVRIEASFDQARQLMAQYALAILEPEEGEFLIGDNPALTVRKEGDSLSHGMALLDSHITVLPIGPHHMLALRPTPLYGRLAKSAVDKMNVLQIKAAREYVYTRPNSSLAALVREEATSRSPRL